In the Desulfobulbaceae bacterium genome, GATTCGCCTCAACGGAATTTAAAGTACTCACCCGGACGAGCTTTTTTTGCGCCACCTCGGCTTGGTTTGAAGCAGATGCCTCTTTGTTCTCTTCCTGAGAAAAGGCAGAGAATGGATTCAAAATTATTGTGCCGATCAGGAGAATTTTAAAAATCGAGTATGATTTTGATGTCATGGGACCCTCATTAATAACCGTTTAAATTAAATAATAAAATATAGTGTAGACCGGGGTTTGTAGCCCGGCTTATAATTCGTGTACTCTTTTTTCCGTGGTATGCCTGATGGGCAAGGAGACTCCAATGGCCTTTCGGTATACTTCTATTGTCTGCCGGGCAATTGTCTCCCAGTTATACTTTTCAGCAAGCAGCTGAGGAAGCTGCTCTTTTTCGCTCTCTTCCATCTCATGCAACAGTATTCCCTTTATTTGGTCAGAAAGGTCCTGGACATTTCCGACGTTAAAATATTGCTCATCGTGTAGGCCGATTTCTACATTAGCCGGAATATTGGAAACAAGCGCAGGAAGGCCATAACTTAAGGCCTCAAGAAGGGCTATGGGCAAACCTTCGTGATAGGACGGCAGCACAAAGAGCCTGGCATGGGAAAAGACTTCATTGAGGCTATCACCGGAAATATAACCTGTAAGAATAACGCGATCATCTTTCCGGGCCTGGAGTTTCAGCTTTTGGGAATATTCTGTCTCATGGTCGGCATCACCGGCAATAACAAGCTGGGTGTCTCCTGCTATGCGAAAAAAGGCTTCGATGAGGTCGTGCAGCCCTTTTTCCGGCACAAATCGGGCGACTGCAAGGATATAGTTCCCTGGCCGGATGCAGTTTTTTTCCAGGAAAGCAGTTGAAGTGGCTTTTGTCGCCAGAGTCATACCATTATAGATAAGATTACTTTCCCTGCCGCAGTTTTTGCGGATGCCCTCTGCAATCACCCTGGAGATAACAATTACTTCATGGGCAAATTTCCCTCCCAGGTATTCACCTAATCGAAGCATTCTTTTGGCAATTGGACTCCACTTCTGCCTGTCGTAATCAGGACCATGGCTGGTAAAGACAACCTTAAGGCCGAGAAGTCTGGCTAAGGGGGTTAGCAGTGCCGGCCCTACTCCGTGTATGTGAACCACATCGGGGTTTATCAGGCGAGCCTTGGCAATGGCAAGAAAGGTGTGGACAATAGCTTCAAAACTTTTTTTTCTTGGGGAATAGTGCTGGACAAGGTGTACACCTTTCCATTCGCTTACATCAGTTGTGGCATAGGAACTCCGGGTTGCTATGAACACTTCATGCCCTTTATC is a window encoding:
- a CDS encoding glycosyltransferase family 4 protein, with the protein product MKIFVTGTRGIPNIPGGIETHCQNLYPLIADKGHEVFIATRSSYATTDVSEWKGVHLVQHYSPRKKSFEAIVHTFLAIAKARLINPDVVHIHGVGPALLTPLARLLGLKVVFTSHGPDYDRQKWSPIAKRMLRLGEYLGGKFAHEVIVISRVIAEGIRKNCGRESNLIYNGMTLATKATSTAFLEKNCIRPGNYILAVARFVPEKGLHDLIEAFFRIAGDTQLVIAGDADHETEYSQKLKLQARKDDRVILTGYISGDSLNEVFSHARLFVLPSYHEGLPIALLEALSYGLPALVSNIPANVEIGLHDEQYFNVGNVQDLSDQIKGILLHEMEESEKEQLPQLLAEKYNWETIARQTIEVYRKAIGVSLPIRHTTEKRVHEL